The following nucleotide sequence is from Terriglobales bacterium.
GCCATCGGAATTTTGATACTACTTCTCCGGTACTCCCGGCATCAAAGAATGGAGCGGGAGAAAGTCGCCGCCCAGGTGGTTCCGATCCGTCCGACCTCCTCGGATTTGGGCCAGCGGGCAGCATAGTTCGTTTTTAGTTTTACCGCGCGGAAGAAAGGTTCCTGTCGTTCCATTCCTGAATCGGACGGGAGCCTTTTTCTTTTATATTTATATTCACTTTCAGCTAAGCAGCGTCCTCGTTCTTGTCTTCCCGGTAGACCTTCTCGACTTCCTCAATATCACGCTCCACCTGCTCTGGGTCAGGCATTTCCAGTTCAGGATCGTAGCGGCTCTTCTCTCCCGCTGGACGGTCGGCAAATCCCTGCCCATGCTCATTCTTCGGTGGCTCGGTTCCGCGATTCTTGTTCTCGTTGGTCATGTGTCCTCCGCGATTTAGTTACGCAATAGGAGGACACACACTGTTGCGAGGATGTTCGCAATTCCAGCGTTTCGCGTTTAAGCAGCGCTTTAGTGGGAGATTGTTTCGAAGTCGACGGTATCGTTGCGTGGATTCCCCCGACGCTCCCAAGCGGCCTGAATGAAACCGCGGAACATCGCCTTCGACAGTTCGTCTTCGTCGTATCCGCGTTCAGGATGCCACTGCACACCCAGCACCCAGTGGTCGTGGGAGGTCGACTCGATGGCCTCGATGATCCCGTCGTCCGCCTTGGCAACGGCGAGCAGGCCATCGCCCGCGGTTTCGACCGCCTGATGATGGCTGGAGTTGACCCATCCGCGCAGTTCCCCGTTGTTCAACTTCCGCCACAGCCGGCCGTCTTCACGATCGTGCATCGCGAGATGGCAGATCGGTTCGGCCAGGCGGCCCAGGATCCACGAATGCGGATTCACATTCACCGTGTGCGCGCGCGGAACGGCGCGGCCTGCCTCGTGCAAAATTCCGAACTTCGATTCGATGTGCTGGATGAGCGCCCCGGTCCTCCACACATTCAGTGATTGAACGCCGTAACAGATCGCCAGCACCGGCTTCCGCATGTTGTAGGCGTCCTGCAGGAGCAACTCGTCGACGTTGTCCCGCGCCGGATCGGCCTCTGCAGTTTGAGGGTGCCGTTCCTTAGCACCGTACTTCTCCGGTCCTATATCCGCACCGCTGCCCGGCAGGCAGATCGCATCGCACTGCGAGGCGGCGCGGGCGATCTCCGCGTTCGACCACGACAGTTCAATGACCAGCGGTTCGCCGCCAGCGTGCTCAATCGCGTGCAGATATTGAGGAAGGCTGCGCTGATTGTATTCGTCAGCGTTGGAACGGGGCTGCGGTATGGCGATTCGGGGGTGCACGAGGATAGTTTAGACCCTTCAAGCCCCAGCGGAAGTACCAATATCACTGGCCCCTAGGAAGTAGGCGTCACCGGGGTGGCGCTGGCTTGGGGCTCCGGACGGCTGGTTTGGGCACGGCTGTAGTACATTTCTTCGATCTCGACCTTCACCTTCTCGGCCAATTGATCCATGTCGCGAGTCGTGTAGCCCTCAGTCGAAATCGGCTTTCCAATCACCAACTGCATCGGTCCCGGATGGATGACATAGCTCCACATGCGCAGCACTTCGAATGTCCCCACAATCGCCACCGGAACCACGGGTACTCCGGCCTTGATTGCCACGTAGAACGCGCCGCTCATGAATTTCTTAATTTCCCCATCCGGCGTGCGGCCCCCCTCGGGAAAGATCATCAGGGGCATCCCCGACTTAACCGTATCCACCGCCCGGTTCAGACTTCTCAGGTTAGCGCGAACGTTCTTTTCGTCCACCGCGATCTGTCCCGAACGCGTCAGGTGCCATCCCATGAACGGATATCGGAACAACTCGACTTTTGCCACGATCCGGAACTGCCCGGGCAGATAGACGTAAAGCAGCGGGATATCCATCGCCGACTGGTGGTTCGACGCAAACACCACAGGGCCGGAGGGGATATTCTCTGCCCCGATCACCTTCACCGGCGAAACAACCGTCTTCAGGATGAGCCACGACCAGGACCGCGCAAACCAGTGTTGAATCCGCCCATCGCGATCGAAGAAGGACGACAGCAACGAGAGGCTGCCCATGACAACCGTGTACAGATAGATCAGTGGGTCGAAAATCAGGAACGACCGAAGCGCATGCCAGAAGTTCGTGAATGAAGATCGTTGAGTCAAACTAAGAGATTAGCAGCCCGCCTAGATGCGGATAAAGGACTTAATATATGCCGGGTGACGAGTCCGATTGACGCAAGCAATGTTTAGGAACTTAATCTGAGCACTTCGTCGAGGGCTGAACAAAAGCTGTTCAAACAGGTTAGCCCAGGACGAAGTCCTGGGAACGCGAGACCCCTCTAATTTTTCAATTCTGCGCAGCAAGTCTCTCTTATCTCACGTCCAGCTTTACTCCACACTTCGACAACAATTCCGAGAATTCCTCTTCGAAACTGCGCTTTCGGTGATGTTCTCGCTGGGCCGCGATGTAGCGCTTCACGGCACTTGCCGCAGGAGGACTTACGCTGAAGGCGCTGTAGCCTTCCTGCCATTCGAAGCTGACTCCTTTCTCTTGCATCCATCGAGATGAACCGCCTTTGAGTTCTTTCACGGCATACGACAAGTTTAGCGTCGGCGGTAGCGCGAAGAGCAGGTGCGCGTGATTCTCTATACCTCCAATGGCGAGCATAGGAATCGAGAGTCGCTTGGCAATTCCCGAGAGATATCCCCACAGCTGCGGCTGAGTGTCTGCGGGAATCATGTTTTTCCGATGCTTGGTGCTAAACACGCAGTGAACAAGAATTGAGGTGAAAGAGTGGGACATAAGGCCAACGCTAACCCAGGACTTCGTCCTGGGCTAACTTGTTTTGTCCTTAGTCACCCCGGATCACATCCTGCCTCGGTTCGCTTTTGGGACTATCTGCATCTGAACGGCCAGTAGAGGGCTACTGCCAGCGTCAGATTTCTGGGCACAGCGCCTACCGTCCCACGAGCAATCGGTCTGCGAGTCTGTCCGGCAGGCCTGCCTGGCGGATCTTCTGCGCGGCCTTCTCCACGTCATAACGCACCCGATAGAACGTGACCGTCTTCTCGTCGGAATCGAAGATCGCAAATGCCGCGCGCCAATCGCCGTCGCGTGGCTGGCCGACGGATCCTGGGTTGACCAGGTACTTGCCGGTCTTGTCCAGCCGGTAGACATACTTCGAATTGCCGTCGCCCGCCGTCTCCGGACGAAACGTGATCTCCTGCCCATCGTTGACCAAGAACCCGCCTTGCATGTGCGTATGCCCGAAGAACGTCACCGGAATATCTGTAGCGCTCGCGGAATTGGCGGCGTGGTCGGACACGAGTAGATATTCATCTTCATCCCGCGGCGATCCGTGGGCGACCTGAGCATCGGTAAGCGGGGCGAGCGGCAGCGGTCCCTGCGGCAATTGCTTTAACCACGCCAGGTTGTCGGGCGACAGTTCGTGGTGGGTCCAAACCACGGCTGCTGCCGCGATCTGGTTGAAACCCCGAACGTCGGCCATACCTGCACAGGCCTTGTCGTGATTGCCGCGGACAAAAAGGTTCCCCAGCGCCCGCGACCGTGCGATGACTTCATTTGGATACGCGCCATAACCGACGATGTCGCCGAGGTTCGCTACCGCGTCAAAGTCAGGTGCTGCCGCGATGCAAGCATCCAGCGCGTCGAGGTTCGAATGTATGTCACTGAGCAGGAGAAAGCGCACGATTGTCCAGGTCCGCCACACATCATACGGCCTGACCTCGGAATTTAGGAAATCCGGATAACTCCGGAAAGTCGAAGCCCTCGTACCGGTTCTGCGGTAACCTTTGCTCATGCGAATCCGCATTCTCCTGATCGTGATCTTGTCGGCGGTGTCGTCTTTTGCCCAGTCAACCTGCAATCAACTAACGCGGCAGGCTCTGGAACTCTACGGGTGCATCGACTCCCTGAAGGGATTCCCGAAACAGATGGAATCGCAGATCGCGTCGCAATTCGCACAGGACCAGTCGCTCACGCCAGCCGACAAAGAGAAGCTTGCCGAGACGATGATCAAGAGCCTGAGTGTGGAGCGGCTGATAGCAAACGTTACGAAACAAGCCGCACTGGGTTGCGACCCTGAGGGAATGAGGAAAGTGGTGCGGGTACTGCGGACGCCACTCGTTCAAAAAATGCGCAGGTTCGAGGCGCAGACCAGTTCTCCCGAATTCGCCGAGCGCTTTCAGAAATACCTGAACTCTCCCGAAGTGCAAACGCCTCCTGAAAAACGCGCCGCGCTCGTGGACCAGTTGATCACCGCGACAGGTGTTCGCGAAGTCATGGTGGACTCCATCATCGCCACCGCCGGAGGCATGCTCAAAGGCCTGGGCGCTCCATTGCAGTCGCAGGAACAGATTGAGGAAATGCGCCAGCAGATCGAGTCCAATGCCGGCCAGCAGGTGAACCTGATGATGCTGACCGTTTATCACGACGCATCGGATCAGGAATTGCAGGACTACGTCGCAGCCTTGAGTGCGAAGGAGTTCAAGGCCTTCAGCGACGCTTATGCCAAGGCGCTGGTCAACGGCATTTCCGAGGAAAGCCGGAACGCCGGATTGGCACTTCGGGCCGTGCTCGCGGAGAAAGCAGCGCAACAGAAGCCCGCGCCTGCTCCCTCGAAGTAGAGTCCCGCAGGGACGCGCGATTTATAATTCCTGTTCTTCCACCCGCATGTCTTACGCATCTGCCGTTGCAGCCTTATACGATCTCGGACACGAACTTGCCCGCACGCCGTCGCACAAGTTCGACCTCGCACACATGCGGGTGCTTCTGGACGCCATCCGTAACCCGCAACGGAAGTTCAAATCGATCCTGATCGCCGGGACCAACGGCAAAGGTTCCACGGCCGCTACACTCGCATCAATTCTGCGCGCCGCCGGACACCGCGTCGGTCTCTACACCTCGCCTCACCTGGTGCGCGTCAACGAACGGATCCGCGTGAACGGCGCGTTCATCACCGATGACGACTTCTCTTCTGCATACGACTACGTCGAAACCGCGGTTTCCAAACTCATCGAAGAACAGAAACTGCCATGGCATCCCAGCTTCTTCGAGATGCTCACCGCGATGGCCTTCTATCACTTCACAGCCGTGGGCGTGCAGGTTGCCGTTCTGGAAGTCGGGATGGGCGGACGCCTGGACGCCACTAATGTCGTAGAACCTGTGTTGTCCGTGATCACCGACATCGATCTCGACCACCAGAAATTTCTCGGCAACACCATCGCCGAGATCGCCTTCGAAAAGGCCGGCATCATCCATGAGCGCGGATTGGTTGTCACGCTTCCGCAGCATCCGCAGGCGAACGAAGTCATCGGCAAGGCCGTCATCGAACGCGGCGCGCGCGCTGTGAGCGCAGCACAGTACGTGCCCCCGCTTGCGCCGGGCTCCGAGCAGAATGCATACAACCGTTATTCGCTAATGGTCATGGGCGAGTCGATCATGGTGGATTCGCCACTCGTAGGCAGGCATCAGCGGCGCAATCTTGCGCTTGCCATCGCCGCCGCCGAACAGTTGAACGAAGCTGGCGTGGCCATCACAGCCGAAGCCATCGAACGCGGAATCCGGGGGACGCTGTGGCCCGGGCGTTTCCAGGTCATCGCCGCGAATGAACGCCATCCGGAAATCATCCTCGACGTCGCCCACAATCCCGCGGGAGCATGGGCCCTGCGGTCGGCGTTATCCGAGACATGCGAAGGCCGCTCGCT
It contains:
- a CDS encoding metallophosphoesterase family protein, producing MSKGYRRTGTRASTFRSYPDFLNSEVRPYDVWRTWTIVRFLLLSDIHSNLDALDACIAAAPDFDAVANLGDIVGYGAYPNEVIARSRALGNLFVRGNHDKACAGMADVRGFNQIAAAAVVWTHHELSPDNLAWLKQLPQGPLPLAPLTDAQVAHGSPRDEDEYLLVSDHAANSASATDIPVTFFGHTHMQGGFLVNDGQEITFRPETAGDGNSKYVYRLDKTGKYLVNPGSVGQPRDGDWRAAFAIFDSDEKTVTFYRVRYDVEKAAQKIRQAGLPDRLADRLLVGR
- the tnpA gene encoding IS200/IS605 family transposase — translated: MSHSFTSILVHCVFSTKHRKNMIPADTQPQLWGYLSGIAKRLSIPMLAIGGIENHAHLLFALPPTLNLSYAVKELKGGSSRWMQEKGVSFEWQEGYSAFSVSPPAASAVKRYIAAQREHHRKRSFEEEFSELLSKCGVKLDVR
- a CDS encoding folylpolyglutamate synthase/dihydrofolate synthase family protein — translated: MSYASAVAALYDLGHELARTPSHKFDLAHMRVLLDAIRNPQRKFKSILIAGTNGKGSTAATLASILRAAGHRVGLYTSPHLVRVNERIRVNGAFITDDDFSSAYDYVETAVSKLIEEQKLPWHPSFFEMLTAMAFYHFTAVGVQVAVLEVGMGGRLDATNVVEPVLSVITDIDLDHQKFLGNTIAEIAFEKAGIIHERGLVVTLPQHPQANEVIGKAVIERGARAVSAAQYVPPLAPGSEQNAYNRYSLMVMGESIMVDSPLVGRHQRRNLALAIAAAEQLNEAGVAITAEAIERGIRGTLWPGRFQVIAANERHPEIILDVAHNPAGAWALRSALSETCEGRSLTLLFGVLRDKAVDEVTQILFPLADRVVVTAVDNPRSATAADIAESGRRSGSEPIESANFTDAVSKAIEITPGRGVLVITGSIYLVGEALQWLQQPE
- a CDS encoding lysophospholipid acyltransferase family protein; the protein is MTQRSSFTNFWHALRSFLIFDPLIYLYTVVMGSLSLLSSFFDRDGRIQHWFARSWSWLILKTVVSPVKVIGAENIPSGPVVFASNHQSAMDIPLLYVYLPGQFRIVAKVELFRYPFMGWHLTRSGQIAVDEKNVRANLRSLNRAVDTVKSGMPLMIFPEGGRTPDGEIKKFMSGAFYVAIKAGVPVVPVAIVGTFEVLRMWSYVIHPGPMQLVIGKPISTEGYTTRDMDQLAEKVKVEIEEMYYSRAQTSRPEPQASATPVTPTS
- a CDS encoding gamma-glutamyl-gamma-aminobutyrate hydrolase family protein (Members of this family of hydrolases with an active site Cys residue belong to MEROPS family C26.), with the translated sequence MHPRIAIPQPRSNADEYNQRSLPQYLHAIEHAGGEPLVIELSWSNAEIARAASQCDAICLPGSGADIGPEKYGAKERHPQTAEADPARDNVDELLLQDAYNMRKPVLAICYGVQSLNVWRTGALIQHIESKFGILHEAGRAVPRAHTVNVNPHSWILGRLAEPICHLAMHDREDGRLWRKLNNGELRGWVNSSHHQAVETAGDGLLAVAKADDGIIEAIESTSHDHWVLGVQWHPERGYDEDELSKAMFRGFIQAAWERRGNPRNDTVDFETISH